In the genome of Polaribacter sp. MED152, one region contains:
- a CDS encoding nucleoside triphosphate pyrophosphohydrolase family protein codes for MKNKIAAVHAFHSAFKLNIQNSPTVDISEDRKKLRYELMKEENEEYLEAAKNNDLVEVADALGDMLYILCGTIIEHGMQDKIEEVFNEIQNSNMSKLGEDGEPIYREDGKVLKGPNYFRPNIKAILEK; via the coding sequence ATGAAAAATAAAATAGCAGCTGTACATGCATTTCACAGTGCATTTAAATTAAACATTCAAAATTCACCTACTGTAGATATTTCTGAGGATAGAAAAAAACTACGTTATGAATTAATGAAAGAGGAAAATGAAGAATATTTAGAAGCTGCCAAAAATAATGATTTAGTAGAGGTTGCAGATGCTTTAGGAGATATGTTATATATTTTATGTGGTACCATAATTGAGCATGGAATGCAAGATAAAATAGAAGAGGTCTTTAACGAAATTCAAAATTCTAATATGAGTAAATTGGGTGAAGATGGAGAACCGATTTATAGAGAAGATGGTAAAGTTTTAAAAGGCCCAAATTATTTTAGACCTAATATAAAAGCCATTTTAGAAAAATAA
- a CDS encoding dihydrofolate reductase: protein MITIIAAIAKNNALGKNNDLIWHLPADLKRFKKVTTGHHILMGRNTFESIGRPLPNRITIIITKNEEYVQEGCLIANSVEQALEMAHDDDQIFIIGGAQVYEYAMKHDFADALDITLVHHEFEADVYFPEIDPTVWRRVEREDFIADEKNKFDYSFIRYKKIAN, encoded by the coding sequence ATGATTACAATTATAGCAGCAATTGCAAAGAATAATGCACTTGGTAAAAACAACGATTTAATTTGGCATTTACCTGCAGATTTAAAACGATTTAAAAAAGTTACAACTGGGCATCATATATTAATGGGTAGAAATACTTTTGAATCTATAGGTAGACCTTTACCAAATAGAATAACCATAATTATCACTAAAAACGAAGAATATGTGCAAGAGGGTTGTTTGATTGCAAATAGTGTAGAGCAAGCCTTAGAAATGGCACATGATGATGATCAAATCTTTATTATTGGTGGTGCTCAAGTCTATGAATATGCGATGAAACACGATTTTGCTGATGCTTTAGATATTACTTTAGTACATCATGAATTTGAAGCAGATGTTTATTTCCCTGAAATTGATCCTACAGTTTGGAGAAGAGTAGAAAGGGAAGATTTTATTGCTGATGAAAAAAATAAGTTCGATTACAGTTTTATTAGGTATAAAAAAATAGCTAATTAA
- a CDS encoding isoamylase early set domain-containing protein produces the protein MSIKKKFLKTKPVCKVTFTLPAEDAKTAAVVGNFNEWNTEATPLKKLKNGSFKGTVDLEAGNSYEFRYLVDGKYLNDQEADAFAWNDYANAENSVLSL, from the coding sequence ATGTCTATTAAAAAGAAATTTTTGAAAACAAAACCAGTATGTAAGGTAACATTTACTTTACCAGCTGAAGATGCAAAAACTGCAGCAGTTGTAGGTAACTTTAACGAGTGGAATACAGAAGCAACGCCATTAAAGAAATTAAAAAACGGTTCTTTTAAAGGAACTGTAGATTTAGAGGCTGGTAATTCTTACGAATTTAGGTATCTAGTTGATGGTAAGTATTTAAATGATCAAGAAGCAGATGCTTTTGCTTGGAACGATTATGCTAATGCAGAGAACAGCGTTTTAAGCTTATAA
- a CDS encoding thymidylate synthase, with translation MKQYHDLVKHVLENGNEKGDRTGTGTKSVFGYQMRFDLSEGFPMVTTKKLHLKSIVYELLWFIKGDTNVKYLQENGVRIWNEWADENGDLGPVYGHQWRNWNSDEVDQLKEVIATLKSNPNSRRMLVSAWNPSVLPDTSKSFSENVANGKAALPPCHAFFQFYVSDGKLSCQLYQRSADIFLGVPFNIASYALFTMMMAQVCGYEAGEFIHTFGDAHIYNNHVEQLELQLSRDIRPLPKMKLNTAITNIEDFTFDDFELQDYNPHPHIKGKVAV, from the coding sequence ATGAAGCAGTATCATGATTTAGTAAAGCACGTTTTAGAAAACGGAAATGAAAAAGGAGATAGAACAGGAACAGGTACTAAAAGTGTTTTTGGGTATCAAATGCGTTTTGATTTAAGTGAAGGTTTCCCAATGGTTACCACCAAAAAGCTGCATTTAAAAAGTATTGTTTATGAACTATTATGGTTTATTAAAGGAGACACTAATGTAAAATATTTGCAAGAAAATGGTGTTAGAATTTGGAATGAATGGGCAGATGAAAATGGAGATTTAGGTCCTGTTTATGGGCATCAGTGGCGTAATTGGAATAGTGATGAAGTAGACCAATTAAAAGAAGTTATTGCTACTTTAAAATCAAACCCAAACTCAAGAAGAATGTTAGTTTCTGCATGGAATCCATCAGTATTGCCAGATACTTCTAAATCATTTTCAGAAAATGTAGCGAATGGTAAAGCTGCTTTACCTCCTTGTCATGCCTTTTTTCAATTTTATGTTTCAGATGGTAAATTATCTTGTCAATTATACCAAAGAAGTGCAGATATATTTTTAGGTGTGCCTTTTAATATAGCTTCATACGCATTGTTTACAATGATGATGGCACAGGTATGTGGTTATGAGGCAGGTGAATTTATTCACACTTTTGGAGATGCTCATATTTACAATAATCATGTAGAGCAATTAGAGCTGCAATTGTCTAGAGATATTAGACCTTTACCAAAAATGAAATTAAATACTGCAATTACAAATATCGAAGATTTTACTTTTGATGATTTTGAATTGCAAGACTATAATCCTCATCCTCATATTAAGGGTAAGGTTGCAGTATAA
- a CDS encoding polysaccharide lyase family 7 protein, whose amino-acid sequence MKFLNIILNKKKMGLLIVLSIFNFIQISGQSDKDLDCKIKPGDLPKFQAALNDAKLHYYTNQGKTKLDLKKAEEQCNTDYFFVEKGKMILISPGQKSDRTEIRQEKDLALNSKSAMHFIATFENVPDARMNKGVTIGQIHNDKKGVKRPLLRVEIAGGSEIRVVVTESYIKNEGDVENDFFTSFSEKDKIECIIEILGNGDEVAVAIKNLTKNKTRIITYSVSDLWKTMDGNFYFKAGAYTQVAGPKTKVSYDQIAFIYK is encoded by the coding sequence ATGAAGTTTTTAAATATTATTTTGAATAAGAAAAAAATGGGTTTGTTAATTGTTTTATCCATTTTTAATTTCATTCAAATTTCAGGTCAGAGTGATAAAGATTTGGATTGCAAAATAAAACCTGGTGATCTTCCAAAATTTCAAGCTGCTTTAAATGATGCAAAACTGCATTATTATACAAATCAAGGAAAAACAAAACTCGATTTGAAAAAAGCAGAAGAACAATGCAATACAGATTACTTTTTTGTAGAAAAAGGTAAAATGATATTAATCTCTCCAGGACAAAAAAGCGACAGAACCGAAATTAGACAAGAGAAAGATCTAGCTTTAAATTCTAAAAGTGCAATGCACTTTATAGCCACTTTTGAGAATGTGCCAGATGCCAGAATGAATAAAGGGGTAACTATTGGTCAAATACATAATGACAAAAAGGGCGTTAAAAGACCTTTGTTAAGAGTAGAAATTGCTGGAGGTAGTGAAATTAGGGTTGTGGTTACAGAGAGCTATATAAAAAATGAGGGTGATGTAGAAAATGATTTCTTTACTTCTTTTAGTGAAAAAGATAAAATTGAATGTATTATTGAAATTCTTGGAAATGGAGATGAAGTAGCTGTAGCTATTAAAAATCTCACAAAAAATAAAACAAGAATTATTACTTATAGTGTAAGTGATTTATGGAAAACCATGGATGGTAATTTCTATTTTAAGGCTGGAGCATACACTCAAGTTGCTGGGCCTAAAACTAAAGTCTCTTATGATCAGATTGCGTTTATTTATAAATAA
- a CDS encoding bifunctional nuclease family protein yields MSLILLTIKGISYSQTQSGAYALVLSEIEGTRTLPIIIGAFEAQSIAIALETEIRPPRPLTHDLFKTFSDTFDITIKEVIIHKLVDGVFFSSLICVRDGKEEVIDTRTSDAIAIAVRFDAPIYTYENILDKAGIYLKVEEELAIENNLEPKQESSTTFELEEEDKVNYADLSLKELNQQLDTAVADENYELAATIRDEISKRS; encoded by the coding sequence ATGAGTTTAATACTACTTACTATTAAAGGAATTTCTTACAGTCAAACACAAAGTGGTGCTTATGCATTGGTTTTGAGTGAGATAGAAGGAACAAGAACTTTACCTATTATTATTGGTGCCTTTGAAGCACAATCTATAGCCATAGCTTTAGAAACAGAAATTAGACCACCAAGACCACTAACTCACGATTTATTCAAGACCTTTTCAGACACTTTTGATATTACTATAAAAGAAGTAATTATTCACAAACTTGTAGATGGTGTATTCTTTTCTAGTTTAATCTGTGTTAGAGATGGTAAAGAAGAAGTTATAGATACACGTACTTCAGATGCAATTGCAATTGCAGTTCGTTTTGATGCACCTATTTATACTTATGAAAACATCTTAGATAAAGCTGGTATCTATTTAAAGGTAGAAGAAGAACTTGCTATTGAAAATAATTTAGAGCCAAAGCAAGAAAGTTCAACTACATTTGAGTTAGAGGAGGAAGATAAAGTGAATTATGCAGACTTGTCTTTAAAAGAATTAAACCAGCAACTAGATACTGCAGTTGCTGATGAAAATTACGAATTAGCTGCAACCATTAGAGACGAAATTAGCAAGCGCTCTTAA
- a CDS encoding DUF4920 domain-containing protein: MKNVIQLCVVLLLVATACKTENTDKTETKNVEVVADNYNSFGDKINDEAVMTSEEMLAKFQNMNVGDTINAKFTSIINEVCSKKGCWMKLPLDAETETMVRFKDYGFFMPLDAAEKEVIVAGKAFVKETSVDELRHYAEDAGKTEEEIALITEPKKEFAFEANGVLMKK; the protein is encoded by the coding sequence ATGAAAAATGTAATTCAATTATGTGTTGTTCTTTTATTAGTAGCAACTGCTTGTAAGACTGAAAATACAGATAAAACTGAAACAAAAAATGTAGAGGTAGTTGCTGATAATTACAATTCTTTTGGAGATAAAATTAATGATGAAGCTGTGATGACTTCAGAAGAAATGTTGGCCAAGTTCCAAAACATGAATGTTGGTGATACTATCAATGCAAAATTTACATCTATAATTAATGAGGTTTGTTCTAAAAAAGGTTGTTGGATGAAATTACCTTTAGATGCTGAAACTGAAACTATGGTTCGTTTTAAAGATTACGGATTTTTTATGCCTTTAGATGCTGCAGAAAAAGAAGTGATTGTAGCTGGTAAAGCCTTTGTTAAAGAAACTTCTGTAGATGAATTGAGACACTATGCAGAAGATGCAGGTAAAACTGAAGAGGAAATAGCTTTAATCACTGAGCCTAAGAAGGAATTTGCTTTTGAAGCTAATGGTGTTTTAATGAAGAAATAA
- a CDS encoding electron transfer flavoprotein subunit alpha/FixB family protein, with the protein MSVLVFADSTEGKFKKSAFEVVSYAKKVAEQLGTNVVAVTINANNNEELYTYGAEKVLSVTNDALNTFNAKQYASVIEQAASSTGASVVVLDSSIDTLSAAPLLAVALNAGYASNVVEVPSSTAPFTVKRKAFSNKGFSNTVIATDIKIIGVAKNSYGVHENVVSGSTESFDATIAETGVTSEKLERVTGKVTIADAEVVVSAGRGLKGPENWGMVEELADVLGAATACSKPVSDLGWRPHGEHVGQTGKPVASNLYIAIGISGAIQHLAGINASKVKVVINTDPEAPFFKAADYGIVGDAFEVVPTLIEKLKAFKQAS; encoded by the coding sequence ATGTCAGTTTTAGTTTTCGCAGATTCAACAGAAGGAAAATTTAAAAAAAGTGCATTTGAAGTAGTTTCTTATGCAAAAAAAGTTGCTGAACAATTAGGTACTAATGTTGTTGCTGTAACAATAAACGCTAATAACAACGAAGAGTTATACACTTATGGAGCAGAAAAAGTACTTTCTGTAACTAATGATGCTCTAAACACATTTAATGCAAAACAATATGCATCTGTAATTGAACAAGCTGCTTCTTCTACAGGAGCTTCTGTTGTAGTATTAGATTCAAGTATTGATACTTTGAGTGCTGCACCATTGTTAGCAGTTGCATTAAATGCAGGTTATGCATCTAATGTTGTTGAAGTACCAAGCTCAACAGCACCATTTACTGTAAAAAGAAAAGCTTTTTCGAACAAAGGTTTTAGTAATACAGTAATTGCAACAGATATTAAGATAATAGGAGTTGCAAAAAATTCTTACGGAGTTCATGAGAATGTAGTTTCTGGTTCAACAGAAAGTTTCGATGCTACAATTGCAGAAACAGGTGTTACTTCAGAGAAATTAGAAAGAGTTACAGGTAAGGTAACCATAGCAGATGCAGAGGTTGTAGTTTCTGCAGGTAGAGGATTGAAGGGGCCAGAAAATTGGGGAATGGTAGAGGAGTTAGCTGATGTTTTAGGCGCAGCAACTGCATGTTCTAAACCAGTTTCAGATTTAGGATGGAGACCTCATGGAGAACACGTAGGTCAAACAGGTAAACCAGTTGCTTCTAACTTGTATATCGCTATTGGTATTTCTGGAGCAATTCAGCATTTAGCAGGTATTAACGCTTCTAAAGTAAAAGTGGTTATCAATACAGACCCAGAAGCTCCTTTCTTTAAAGCAGCAGATTATGGTATTGTTGGTGATGCTTTTGAAGTTGTACCAACTTTAATAGAGAAATTAAAAGCTTTTAAACAAGCATCTTAA
- a CDS encoding electron transfer flavoprotein subunit beta/FixA family protein, with the protein MKILVCISHVPDTTSKINFTEGDTKFDTNGVQFVINPYDEFSLTRAMWFKEKQGASVTVVNVGNATTEPTLRKALAIGADDAIRVNAEATDGLSVAKELAEVVKSGGYDLVLAGRESIDYNGGMVPGMLAALVDFNFVNGCVGMEVEGTSVTAVREIDGGNETLSTSLPLVVGGQKGIVEEKDLRIPNMRGIMMARKKPLNAVEPVSAEAATSIQSFEKPAPKGAVKLIDADNVDELINLLHNEAKVI; encoded by the coding sequence ATGAAAATATTGGTTTGTATTAGTCACGTTCCTGATACTACTTCTAAGATTAATTTTACAGAAGGAGATACAAAATTCGATACGAATGGAGTACAATTTGTAATCAATCCTTATGATGAGTTCAGTTTAACAAGAGCAATGTGGTTTAAAGAGAAGCAAGGCGCAAGTGTAACTGTTGTTAATGTTGGTAATGCAACTACAGAGCCTACTTTACGTAAAGCTTTAGCAATTGGTGCAGATGATGCTATACGTGTAAATGCAGAAGCTACAGATGGTTTATCTGTTGCTAAAGAATTGGCAGAAGTTGTTAAATCTGGAGGATATGATTTAGTTTTAGCAGGTAGAGAATCAATTGATTATAATGGAGGTATGGTTCCTGGAATGTTAGCTGCTTTAGTAGATTTTAATTTCGTTAATGGTTGTGTTGGTATGGAAGTAGAAGGTACGTCTGTAACTGCAGTGAGAGAAATTGATGGTGGTAATGAAACGTTAAGTACATCTTTACCTTTAGTAGTTGGTGGTCAAAAAGGAATTGTAGAAGAGAAAGATTTACGTATACCTAATATGCGTGGAATTATGATGGCTCGTAAAAAACCTTTAAATGCAGTAGAGCCTGTATCTGCAGAAGCTGCAACATCTATTCAATCTTTTGAAAAACCAGCGCCAAAAGGTGCAGTTAAATTAATTGATGCAGACAATGTAGATGAGTTAATTAACTTGTTGCATAATGAAGCTAAAGTAATTTAA
- a CDS encoding DNA-3-methyladenine glycosylase I: MKQRCFWVTDSKLYQDYHDFEWGVPVYDDETLFEFLLLETFQAGLSWITILNKRENFRAAFDNFDYHKIAKYPESKYNELLQNSGIIRNKLKIRSAITNAQLFIEVQKEYGSFSKYIWRFVNHEPIINKFHNKQEVPATTELSDQISKALKKKGFKFVGSTVVYAFMQAIGMVNDHTKHCFKYPN, from the coding sequence ATGAAACAACGTTGTTTTTGGGTAACTGATAGTAAATTATATCAAGATTATCATGATTTTGAGTGGGGAGTTCCTGTTTATGATGATGAAACTTTGTTTGAATTTCTGCTTTTAGAAACCTTTCAAGCTGGTTTAAGTTGGATAACCATTTTAAACAAAAGAGAGAATTTTAGAGCAGCTTTTGATAATTTCGATTATCATAAAATTGCTAAATATCCAGAATCTAAATACAATGAGTTACTTCAAAATTCGGGTATTATAAGAAATAAACTTAAAATTAGAAGTGCCATAACCAATGCTCAATTATTTATAGAGGTTCAAAAAGAATATGGCTCTTTCTCTAAATATATATGGAGATTTGTTAATCATGAGCCTATAATTAATAAATTTCATAATAAACAAGAAGTACCTGCTACTACAGAATTATCAGATCAAATTTCTAAAGCTTTAAAGAAAAAAGGTTTTAAATTTGTAGGTTCAACAGTGGTTTATGCATTTATGCAAGCAATAGGTATGGTTAATGATCATACTAAGCACTGTTTTAAATATCCTAATTAA
- a CDS encoding NupC/NupG family nucleoside CNT transporter, with product MKKILIVFFCIFSMSIFSQNTEAVVATAEIIPSQGFSFNSLWRGVLGMFSLIVIAFLFSSNKKAIDWKKVGIGLSIQLLIAIGVLKVVFIQKVFEFIGGIFIEILEYTKAGSEFLFSGMVGDVNTFGYIFAFQVLPTIIFFSALTSLLFYLGIIQKVVKLLALALSKILGISGMESLSVAGNIFLGQTEAPLLIKAYLDKMNRSEMLLVMIGGMATVAGAVLAAYIGFLGGGDKTLELIFAKHLLAASVMAAPGAIVISKILYPQTEAVNTDVTVSQEKIGSNILDAIANGTTEGLRLAVNVGAMLLVFVAVIAMINGILGWVGDITTLNSWMAANTAYDSFSLEAILGYLFAPLMWMIGVASEDMALMGQLLGIKLAASEFVGYIQLAELKDVASATHLTFNKSIIMATYMLCGFANFASIGIQIGGIGSLAPSQRKTLSEFGVKALIGGTIASLMSATIAGMIIG from the coding sequence ATGAAAAAAATACTTATTGTATTTTTCTGTATTTTCTCAATGTCAATTTTTTCGCAGAATACAGAAGCTGTGGTTGCAACCGCTGAAATTATTCCAAGTCAAGGTTTTTCTTTTAACAGTCTTTGGAGAGGAGTTTTAGGAATGTTTTCTTTAATAGTAATTGCTTTCTTGTTTAGCAGTAATAAAAAAGCAATCGATTGGAAAAAAGTAGGGATTGGTTTATCAATTCAGTTACTTATTGCAATTGGGGTTTTAAAAGTTGTTTTTATTCAAAAGGTTTTTGAATTTATTGGCGGAATTTTTATTGAGATTTTAGAATATACAAAAGCAGGTAGTGAATTTTTGTTTTCAGGAATGGTGGGTGATGTTAATACCTTTGGTTATATTTTTGCTTTTCAAGTTTTACCTACAATCATTTTCTTTTCAGCTTTAACATCATTGTTATTCTACTTAGGTATTATTCAGAAGGTGGTAAAATTGTTAGCCTTGGCTTTGAGTAAAATATTAGGTATTTCTGGAATGGAAAGTTTATCTGTAGCCGGAAATATATTTTTAGGACAAACAGAAGCTCCATTATTAATTAAAGCGTATTTAGATAAAATGAATAGGTCTGAAATGTTGTTGGTAATGATTGGAGGAATGGCCACAGTTGCTGGTGCAGTATTGGCAGCTTACATAGGCTTTTTAGGAGGTGGAGATAAGACTTTAGAATTAATATTTGCAAAGCACTTATTAGCAGCTTCAGTAATGGCAGCTCCTGGTGCAATTGTAATTTCTAAAATTTTATATCCGCAAACAGAGGCAGTGAATACAGATGTTACAGTATCTCAAGAAAAAATAGGGTCTAATATTTTAGACGCTATTGCAAACGGTACTACAGAAGGTTTACGATTAGCTGTAAATGTTGGAGCAATGCTTTTAGTATTTGTTGCTGTAATTGCAATGATAAACGGAATTTTAGGTTGGGTAGGTGATATTACAACATTAAATTCTTGGATGGCCGCAAACACAGCTTATGACAGTTTTTCTCTAGAAGCAATTTTAGGATATTTGTTTGCACCTTTAATGTGGATGATAGGTGTGGCTTCTGAAGACATGGCTTTAATGGGCCAACTTTTAGGCATAAAATTAGCAGCAAGTGAATTTGTAGGATACATTCAATTAGCGGAGTTAAAAGACGTTGCAAGTGCTACACATTTAACCTTTAACAAATCTATAATTATGGCTACTTACATGCTTTGTGGCTTTGCAAATTTTGCTTCAATTGGTATTCAAATTGGTGGTATTGGTTCTTTAGCACCAAGTCAAAGAAAAACCTTATCAGAATTTGGTGTAAAAGCACTAATAGGTGGTACAATAGCATCTTTAATGTCTGCAACTATTGCAGGTATGATTATTGGTTAA
- a CDS encoding DUF6146 family protein, with protein sequence MKFIKNLFLFAFISTLIYACGSSSLNNIEVEKEEPVVIANDSLEYEIIIIDPGFTTFLNSIAQPEGFYSQKYMEARNRAWVLTWNQRAQNSFQFNPNIYENIIDYQQTIDYGYEVNYKLFNYFIFAQRKYKMSLGGGFRARIN encoded by the coding sequence ATGAAGTTTATAAAAAACCTTTTCTTATTTGCCTTTATTAGCACACTAATCTATGCTTGTGGTTCATCGTCTTTAAATAATATTGAAGTAGAGAAGGAAGAACCTGTAGTAATTGCCAATGATAGTTTAGAATATGAGATTATCATTATAGATCCAGGTTTTACAACCTTTTTAAACTCAATAGCGCAACCAGAAGGATTTTATTCTCAGAAATATATGGAAGCTAGAAATAGAGCTTGGGTACTTACTTGGAATCAAAGAGCGCAAAATTCATTTCAGTTTAACCCAAATATTTACGAAAACATTATAGACTATCAACAAACAATAGACTATGGTTATGAAGTAAATTATAAGCTTTTCAACTACTTTATATTTGCACAAAGAAAATATAAAATGAGTTTAGGAGGTGGATTTAGAGCTAGAATTAATTAG
- a CDS encoding branched-chain amino acid aminotransferase — translation MTSNIEIQRVEKSKIDSVDFNNLPFGSVYSDHMLTCDFVDGKWQTPKVEPFAPISLDPSAKIFHYGQSIFEGMKAYKDAEGNMMLFRPLENCKRLNKSAERLVIPQIPEDIFMDGLKKLLEIDSAWIPTNEGSSLYIRPFMFATGNGFHASPADAYKFVICTAPSGAYFAGKVKVLIEEKYARAANGGVGYAKAGGNYAAQFYPTQLAIEKGYNQVIWTDDNTHQYIEEAGAMNIFVRINDTLITSPTSDRILDGITRKSILQIAEDNGIQTEVRKISVGEVVEAAKNGSLKEMFGAGTAAVISPIAGFGYQENDFDLPELENPYAQKLKKLITDIQTNKTEDPYGWRVMV, via the coding sequence ATGACATCAAATATAGAAATTCAACGAGTAGAAAAATCAAAGATTGATTCTGTTGATTTTAACAATTTACCTTTTGGAAGTGTATATTCTGATCATATGTTAACTTGTGATTTTGTAGATGGTAAATGGCAAACTCCAAAAGTTGAGCCTTTTGCACCAATTTCATTAGATCCTTCTGCAAAGATTTTTCATTATGGACAGTCTATTTTTGAGGGTATGAAAGCCTACAAAGATGCTGAAGGAAACATGATGCTTTTTAGACCATTAGAAAACTGCAAGCGTTTGAATAAATCTGCTGAACGTTTGGTAATACCTCAAATACCAGAGGATATTTTTATGGATGGCTTAAAGAAACTTTTAGAAATAGATAGCGCTTGGATACCTACTAACGAAGGTAGTTCTTTATACATAAGACCATTTATGTTTGCAACAGGAAATGGTTTTCATGCTTCTCCTGCAGATGCTTACAAATTTGTAATTTGTACTGCACCTTCAGGTGCATATTTTGCTGGTAAAGTAAAAGTATTAATTGAAGAAAAGTATGCTAGAGCTGCAAATGGTGGTGTAGGTTATGCTAAAGCTGGGGGTAATTATGCTGCACAGTTTTACCCAACACAACTAGCTATAGAAAAGGGGTACAATCAGGTAATTTGGACAGACGATAATACTCACCAATATATAGAAGAAGCTGGTGCAATGAACATCTTTGTTAGAATTAACGATACTTTAATTACGAGCCCTACAAGTGATAGAATTTTAGACGGAATTACTCGTAAAAGTATCTTGCAAATTGCTGAAGACAATGGTATACAAACAGAAGTTAGAAAAATTTCTGTTGGCGAAGTTGTTGAGGCTGCAAAAAACGGTAGTTTAAAAGAAATGTTCGGTGCAGGAACAGCTGCAGTTATCTCACCTATTGCTGGTTTTGGATATCAAGAAAATGATTTTGATTTACCAGAACTGGAAAACCCATATGCTCAAAAATTGAAAAAATTGATTACAGATATTCAAACTAATAAAACAGAAGATCCTTATGGATGGAGGGTTATGGTTTAA
- a CDS encoding M24 family metallopeptidase, whose amino-acid sequence MKHCLILASIFIFFSSCNQNKVVEKTDYNILNEQDRASLKDELLEDRFTNLLPELMDKADLDMWLLISREYNEDPVLKTMLPATWLNARRRTIIVFYRDKENNTLERLAVARYDIGKSIKSAWNKEEEPNQWKALEKIISERNPNKIGLNYSTHFALADGLVKTDFDELNAAMPTSITSKFVSAEKLGIAWIETRTKKEMELFQKLVKITHDIIDEAFSNKTIQPGKTSTEDVVWFLRQKVTDLGLETWFHPTIDVQRNNEALNSHIESFSKAKDEKIIQKGDLLHCDFGITYIGLNTDCQQHAYVLKEDEKEVPDFLKEAFVQGNRVQDILTTNMKAGLTGNQILANSLQQGKAEGLRPSIYTHPLGKYGHSAGTTIGMWDSQNGVPFNGDYPLQKNTAYAIELNTTVFINEWNKDIRIMLEEAGFFGDDVFRYVNERQTAIKPIKID is encoded by the coding sequence ATGAAACACTGTCTAATTTTAGCATCAATTTTTATATTTTTTAGTTCGTGCAATCAAAACAAAGTAGTTGAAAAAACTGATTACAATATTTTAAATGAGCAAGATAGGGCTAGCTTAAAAGATGAATTATTAGAAGATAGGTTTACCAATTTATTACCAGAATTAATGGACAAGGCTGATTTAGATATGTGGCTGTTAATTTCTAGAGAGTATAATGAAGACCCAGTTTTAAAAACCATGCTGCCTGCAACTTGGTTAAATGCTAGGAGAAGAACCATCATTGTGTTTTATAGAGATAAAGAAAATAATACTCTAGAAAGATTGGCAGTTGCTAGGTATGATATTGGAAAAAGTATAAAATCGGCCTGGAATAAAGAAGAGGAACCAAATCAATGGAAAGCTTTAGAAAAAATTATTTCAGAAAGAAATCCTAATAAAATAGGACTTAATTATTCTACACATTTTGCCTTAGCAGATGGTTTGGTAAAAACCGATTTTGATGAATTGAACGCAGCAATGCCAACCTCGATTACTTCTAAATTCGTTTCTGCAGAAAAATTGGGTATTGCTTGGATTGAGACAAGAACCAAAAAAGAAATGGAACTGTTTCAAAAACTTGTAAAAATAACACATGATATTATTGATGAAGCTTTTTCTAATAAAACCATTCAGCCAGGTAAAACGTCTACTGAAGATGTAGTTTGGTTTTTAAGACAGAAAGTAACAGATTTGGGCTTAGAGACTTGGTTTCATCCAACTATAGATGTGCAAAGAAATAATGAAGCTCTAAATTCTCATATTGAATCTTTTTCTAAAGCTAAAGATGAAAAAATAATTCAGAAAGGAGATTTATTGCATTGCGATTTTGGTATTACTTATATTGGTTTAAACACAGATTGTCAGCAACATGCCTATGTTTTAAAAGAAGATGAAAAAGAAGTACCTGACTTTTTAAAGGAAGCCTTTGTGCAAGGAAATAGAGTGCAAGATATTTTGACGACTAATATGAAAGCTGGCCTTACAGGAAATCAAATTTTAGCAAACTCGCTACAACAAGGTAAAGCAGAAGGTTTAAGACCATCAATTTATACACATCCTTTAGGTAAATATGGGCACAGTGCTGGAACTACAATTGGTATGTGGGACTCTCAGAATGGTGTGCCTTTTAATGGAGATTACCCTCTTCAAAAAAATACAGCTTATGCAATTGAATTAAACACCACTGTTTTTATTAATGAGTGGAATAAAGACATTAGAATAATGTTAGAGGAAGCTGGTTTTTTTGGTGATGATGTTTTTAGATATGTGAACGAAAGACAGACAGCAATTAAGCCAATTAAAATCGACTAA